From Coregonus clupeaformis isolate EN_2021a unplaced genomic scaffold, ASM2061545v1 scaf1438, whole genome shotgun sequence, one genomic window encodes:
- the LOC121542859 gene encoding rho guanine nucleotide exchange factor 1, which yields KQARGNCALEFVLPRINVFFQRHTPTFEQQTILDFVSLFLLYFERGAFGPQWFNPAMSIIGAEDEDFENDLEPMVDDHSSHFTSIELVKGRPTHLLVFLQHVILQFDCSSLLCYLHADLFKNLSTKETKKHFVDFYNSFLDKGAILRVQVPHNVSFELDRTRPDLLSEEQQKKFVQDVQLAQVPEVLRQLEDFRQKRMMGMTPNAAELMEVESHYPTDRIPMEMKEKAVAETLLDKMSEIHPSIVADEEKCSSIFAAVAFYMKHLGVKSRVADSKKSRGFFRRPLGKSKKSEESTKSKQKGGFPNILSAAGGWIAGSTEVKLPKVEAEVDKEKVNQERKASSGLAPSRGSSAPDAAPPALNRKSVSTGSASHQGSEVSEGSGVHISVTSSPDFSHSEIGLFNSRSDPQLVAEGGEVSPAGLPGGLAIWEPPSPNELPQRKTWTKTDARQGFGRLDHFLVVPVLLTPPVSLLPPYTTFLLVFSRPLALLSLSSLPSLDVLSSSLPTSLPRRVGRSESARVDRHSSRRRGSSRAKQSRSRSDVDLQAAAATAAHSSPTSPHPSVDEGVLLLEGALPGLSLSGPTPQQEEQDPRLLELEQDPPNWREHTPPDTLKDLSKKETKRQEVINELFATEHAHVRMLSVLQTVFWKPLEREELMTTTELATIFPSLDEIIDMHYAFYEHLKKLRQHNFIVKAIGTTLLNRFGGTEGEWFQKLTSRFCSHQTWALEQLKIRQKKDPRFNAFILEAESRPQCRRLQLKDIIPTEMQRLTKYPLLLENIAKCTEDTLEKESIQQSAECCRKILNHVNEEVKQMENLLTLKDYQRRLDTSGLKPSFLLYLEYRNLDLAQRKMIYEGPLTWRVTKEKTLGALSTLLTLVC from the exons cGGGGAGCGTTTGGGCCTCAGTGGTTTAACCCAGCCATGAGCATCATCGGAGCTGAGGATGAAGACTTTGAGAATGATCTGGAACCT ATGGTGGATGACCACAGCAGTCACTTCACCAGTATAGAGCTAGTGAAGGGCAGGCCAACCCACCTGCTGGTCTTCCTTCAGCACGTCATCCTGCAGTTCGACTGCTCCTCCCTG ttGTGTTACCTCCATGCTGACCTCTTCAAGAACCTCAGTACCAAAGAGACCAAGAAGCATTTTGTGGATTTCTACAACAGCTTCCTGGACAAGGGCGCT ATTCTCAGAGTGCAAGTCCCTCACAATGTATCGTTTGAGTTGG accGTACCAGACCAGACCTGCTCAGCGAGGAGCAGCAGAAGAAGTTTGTCCAGGATGTCCAGTTGGCTCAAGTCCCAGAGGTGCTGCGACAGCTGGAAGACTTCAG GCAGAAGAGGATGATGGGTATGACCCCTAACGCGGCAGAGCTGATGGAGGTGGAGTCTCACTACCCCACCGATCGTATCCCCATGGAGATGAAGGAGAAGGCCGTGGCAGAGACCCTGCTGGACAAGATGTCTGAGATCCA TCCCTCCATCGTTGCAGATGAGGAGAAATG TTCGTCCATCTTTGCAGCAGTGGCCTTCTACATGAAGCACCTAGGAGTGAAGTCCAGAGTAGCTGACAGTAAGAAGTCCAGAGGCTTCTTCAGGAGACCCCTTGGGAAG AGTAAGAAGAGTGAGGAGTCCACTAAATCCAAACAGAAGGGGGGTTTTCCCAACATCCTCAGCGCCGCTGGTGGCTGGATTGCTGGCAGCA CTGAGGTCAAACTTCCTAAAGTGGAGGCTGAAG TGGATAAAGAGAAGGTGAATCAGGAGCGTAAGGCTTCCAGCGGCCTCGCCCCCTCTCGAGGCTCCTCCGCCCCTGATGCCGCCCCGCCAGCATTAAACAGGAAGTCTGTTTCCACAGGATCCGCCTCCCATCAGGGGTCGGAGGTCAGCGAGGGTTCAGGGGTCCACATCAGTGTGACCTCCAGCCCAGACTTCTCCCACAGCGAGATAG gtCTGTTCAACAGCCGTTCGGACCCCCAGTTGGTGGCGGAGGGGGGCGAGGTGTCCCCCGCGGGGCTGCCAGGGGGGCTGGCTATATGGGAGCCCCCCTCACCCAATGAACTCCCCCAGAGGAAAACCTGGACAaagacag ACGCAAGACAAG GGTTTGGTCGTCTGGACCATTTCCTTGTTGTTCCTGTACTCCTCACTCCACCTGTCTCTCTACTTCCTCCTTATACCACCTTCCTCCTTGTATTTTCCCGCCCACtggctctcctctcgctctcctcccttccttccctcgatgtactctcctcctccctccctacctccctccccagGCGTGTGGGACGCAGTGAGAGTGCTCGTGTGGACAGACATTCCTCCCGTCGCCGTGGCTCCTCCCGGGCCAAACAGTCGCGTTCCCGTAGCGATGTGGACCTGCAAGCCGCCGCCGCCACAGCAGCACACTCCTCCCCGACCTCTCCCCACCCCTC TGTTGATGAAGGGGTGTTACTCCTCGAGGGTGCGCTCCCAGGTCTTTCCCTCTCTGGCCCCACCCCCCAGCAGGAGGAACAGGACCCTCGCCTTCTGGAGCTGGAGCAGGACCCGCCCAACTGGAGAGAACACACCCCCCCAGACACCCTCAAAGACCTCAGCAAGAAGGAGACCAAGAGACAGGAGGTCATCAATG agttgTTTGCGACGGAGCATGCCCACGTGCGCATGCTGAGTGTTCTGCAGACAGTGTTCTGGAAGcctctggagagagaggaacTCATGACCACCACAGAGCTGGCCACCATCTTCCCCAGCCTGGACGAGATCATAGACATGCACT ATGCTTTCTATGAGCACCTGAAGAAGCTGCGTCAGCACAATTTCATCGTCAAGGCCATCGGAACCACGTTACTCAACAGG tttgGAGGGACGGAGGGTGAGTGGTTTCAGAAGCTGACGTCTAGGTTCTGTAGTCACCAGACGTGGGCCCTGGAACAGCTGAAGATCAGACAGAAGAAAGACCCCCGTTTCAACGCCTTCATACTGGAGGCAGAGAGTAGGCCTCAGTGTCGTAGGCTGCAGCTGAAGGACATCATCCCCACTGAGATGCAGAGGCTCACCAAATACCCCCTACTGCTGGAAAACATCGCCAAGTGCACAG AGGACACCTTGGAGAAGGAGAGTATCCAGCAGAGTGCAGAGTGCTGTAGGAAGATCCTCAACCACGTCAACGAGGAGGTCAAACAGATGGAGAATCTGCTG acacTGAAAGACTACCAGCGCAGGCTGGACACCTCAGGACTGAAGCCCAGTTTCCTGCTGTACCTGGAATACAGG AATCTTGACCTGGCCCAGAGAAAGATGATCTATGAGGGGCCTCTGACCTGGAGAGTGACCAAGGAGAAAACTTTAGGTGCTCTATCAACTCTACTAACATTAGTTTGttag